GACGACCTACACGGCACTGTGAAGATAATCCCGGTGTGCAGCATGGCGGCGTTTGAGGCAAGAAGCATGTTTGTAGCGCCGGAGGACAAAGTAAACCTGAACCGCGTCTTCCCCGGCGACGCAGAGGGCGGCTACAGCGAGGCGCTCGCCGCGCACATCTTCGACGAGATAAAGGGCGCCGACTACCACGTGGACCTGCACGGCGGCGACATGGTGGAGATGCTTGAACCGTTCTCCATCTGCCACGACGGCCCCACAGAGGCAATCCGGGCGCTCTCGTTCGACATCGCTCGCGCCTACGGGCTGCCGAACGTCGTCTTCTCCAAGACCGCGGGACACTGGCCCGACAGCGGCACCACCTACGCCAACGTCTGCGAAAAGCTCGGCATTCCATCCGCCATAGTCGAAGTTGGCGGCATGGGCGTCCTTGACGACGAAAGCGTCGAAAAACATCTCTTTGGCCTGAAAAACGTGCTGCGTCGTTTCGGGCTGCTCGCAGGCGGCGCTGACGCCGTGGCGGAGCCTTCCGTCTATGACGACATGGTGTGGCTCTACACGCAAAACAAAGGCCTCTACTACAGGCTCGTAACGGTCGGCGACGTCGTGCAAAAGGGCCAGACGATGGGCAGCGTCGAAGACATCTTCGGCCGCCATCTGGAAGAAGTGACCTCGCCGGCCGACGGCAAAGTGCTATTTTTGACCGGCAACCCCTCAATGCCCGAACACGGCCTGATAGCGGGAATAGGAATAGCGAAATAGCGCCGTATAATCACGAGAGATAAACGACGAGGCCCCGCGGCGTCTTTTGGACGGATGCGGGG
The sequence above is drawn from the Cloacibacillus sp. genome and encodes:
- a CDS encoding M14 family metallopeptidase, which produces MGEKITEIRHYVTAAGSEITIPVATVAGNHEGPTLVVTAGIHGCEYPGIVSAIKLFKELSPDDLHGTVKIIPVCSMAAFEARSMFVAPEDKVNLNRVFPGDAEGGYSEALAAHIFDEIKGADYHVDLHGGDMVEMLEPFSICHDGPTEAIRALSFDIARAYGLPNVVFSKTAGHWPDSGTTYANVCEKLGIPSAIVEVGGMGVLDDESVEKHLFGLKNVLRRFGLLAGGADAVAEPSVYDDMVWLYTQNKGLYYRLVTVGDVVQKGQTMGSVEDIFGRHLEEVTSPADGKVLFLTGNPSMPEHGLIAGIGIAK